From Rhododendron vialii isolate Sample 1 chromosome 10a, ASM3025357v1, the proteins below share one genomic window:
- the LOC131304772 gene encoding MDIS1-interacting receptor like kinase 2-like isoform X1: MIANAKYSSSCFTVNKENKRRIITLVLSLLSAIFLAYLGCVVCFCFRNTEKIQSEARATYHGDICSIWNYDGRIAYEDIIKATNDFDIRYCIGTGGYGSVYRAQLPSGQVVALKKLHRFEAEDPAFDHSFRNEVQMLTNIRHKNIVKLYGFCLHNRCMFLVYEYMEKGSLFCALRFDVEASEIGWTQRVKIIEGMAHALSYLHHDCTPPIVHRDISSNNILLNSQLEAFVADFGTARLLHPDSSNQTVMAGTYGYIAPELAYTMVVTEKCDVYSFGVVALETIMGRHPGDLLSSLTSPPSENMMITDVLDSRLLPPTNPIVAGDIVLVATMAFACLDPKPKSRPSMLRLSQEFLSLRKALAAPLRTESLWNLWNRKMDFVHQSNEHVISAQV; the protein is encoded by the exons ATGATTGCTAACGCAAAATATTCCTCCTCTTGTTTTACGGtcaataaagaaaacaaaagaaggaTAATTACCCTTGTCCTTTCCCTCCTTAGCGCAATTTTCCTTGCCTATCTAGGGTGTGTTGTGTGCTTTTGTTTCCGTAACACCGAAAAAATCCAAAGTGAGGCAAGAGCAACCTATCACGGGGATATTTGCTCCATATGGAATTACGATGGAAGAATTGCATATGAAGATATCATCAAAGCAACAAATGACTTCGACATCAGATATTGCATTGGAACAGGCGGATACGGCAGCGTGTATAGAGCTCAATTGCCAAGTGGCCAAGTAGTTGCCTTGAAGAAACTTCATCGGTTCGAAGCAGAGGACCCGGCGTTTGACCATTCGTTCAGGAATGAGGTCCAAATGTTGACTAATATACGACACAAGAACATCGTGAAGCTTTACGGATTTTGTTTGCACAACAGATGCATGTTCTTGGTGTACGAGTACATGGAAAAAGGAAGCTTATTTTGCGCCTTGAGGTTCGATGTCGAAGCTTCTGAAATTGGATGGACTCAAAGGGTAAAAATCATTGAAGGAATGGCACATGCTTTATCCTACTTGCATCATGATTGCACCCCACCAATTGTTCATCGGGACATATCAAGCAACAACATTCTGTTGAACTCTCAACTAGAGGCTTTTGTTGCTGACTTCGGAACTGCCAGACTGTTGCATCCCGATTCATCCAACCAAACCGTTATGGCAGGCACTTACGGATATATTGCACCAG AACTTGCCTATACCATGGTTGTGACTGAAAAGTGTGATGTTTATAGCTTTGGAGTTGTGGCACTAGAAACGATCATGGGAAGGCATCCGGGAGACCTTCTATCATCCTTGACGTCGCCTCCAAGCGAAAACATGATGATAACCGATGTCCTAGATTCCCGCCTTCTGCCTCCAACAAATCCAATAGTTGCGGGGGACATCGTTCTAGTTGCTACAATGGCATTTGCATGTTTAGATCCTAAGCCCAAGTCCCGACCATCGATGCTACGCCTGTCTCAAGAGTTTCTTTCTCTTCGGAAGGCTTTGGCTGCACCCCTTCGTACAGAATCATTGTGGAATCTGTGGAATCGGAAAATGGACTTTGTCCACCAATCAAATGAGCACGTGATCAGTGCTCAAGTTTGA